Proteins encoded by one window of Muntiacus reevesi chromosome 6, mMunRee1.1, whole genome shotgun sequence:
- the LOC136170616 gene encoding serine protease 1, whose amino-acid sequence MKTFIFLALLGAAVAFPVDDDDKIVGGYTCGANTVPYQVSLNSGYHFCGGSLINSQWVVSAAHCYKSGIQVRLGEDNINVVEGNEQFISASKSIVHPSYNQNTLNNDIMLIKLKSAATLNSRVASVSLPTSCASAGTQCLISGWGNTKSSGSDYPDVLQCLKAPILSDSSCSSAYPGQITSNMFCAGYLEGGKDSCQGDSGGPVVCNGKLQGIVSWGYGCAQKNKPGVYTKVCNYVSWIQQTIAAN is encoded by the exons TCGCTTTCCCCGTGGATGATGATGACAAGATCGTCGGGGGCTACACCTGTGGGGCAAATACCGTTCCCTACCAGGTGTCCCTGAACTCTGGCTACCACTTCTGCGGGGGCTCCCTCATCAATAGCCAGTGGGTGGTGTCTGCGGCTCACTGCTACAAGTC CGGAATCCAAGTGCGTCTGGGAGAAGACAACATTAACGTCGTTGAGGGCAATGAGCAATTCATCAGCGCATCCAAGAGCATCGTCCATCCCAGCTACAACCAGAACACCTTGAACAACGACATCATGCTGATTAAGCTGAAGTCAGCTGCCACCCTCAACAGCCGGGTGGCCTCCGTCTCTCTGCCAACGTCCTGCGCCTCTGCCGGCACCCAGTGCCTCATCTCCGGCTGGGGCAACACCAAGAGCAGCGGCAGTGA CTACCCTGATGTCCTGCAGTGTCTGAAGGCTCCCATCCTATCTGACAGCTCTTGCTCAAGTGCCTACCCAGGCCAGATCACCAGCAACATGTTCTGTGCGGGTTACCTGGAGGGAGGAAAGGACTCCTGCCAG GGTGACTCTGGCGGCCCTGTGGTCTGCAACGGAAAGCTTCAGGGCATTGTGTCCTGGGGCTACGGCTGCGCCCAGAAAAACAAGCCTGGCGTCTACACCAAGGTCTGCAACTACGTGAGCTGGATTCAGCAGACCATCGCTGCCAACTGA